TACATATGCTATTTGTATATAGAAAAACACTGTGTAAAACCAGTAACACTGACTGACTACAGCAAGCCTACTAAAATGTTTTAGACAATGTTGGTGACTGACCAATGTTTGACAGAGCTTTTAGGCAGCCTTTTGAGATCATCCTTCACCATTTCAGAATGATCCTACGCTTTAGAtattattttcaatgtaattATTAGCACGTGGATCAGCCAGACAAGCTGTCTTAATGATTTTTTTCATCACTGACAATGTGATGTCACAAAGAAGACAGTTGTTGTCAAACAGAAAAAGTGGTATCAGATAATCCAGACAGTTAAATGCAGACTTCTCATTTTTTTCATAGTCTGCATGTCAGACTTATGTTGTCTTTTTGGTCAGAAAAAAATTGAGAAAACAACCTTTTTAAATGGTCTCAGTAGTGTGTAGGGGAAAGAAATTATATGCATCTTTACTTCTATATCGTTTTTTTATAATGTTGagtgtgccaaagcagcttacaTAGACGAAGAAAAGAGAATAAATAGCATAAGCAAtatttaatgtacagtatatgacaaTATTTTTGTAGAACAGTAGAAATTCTGTAGTTCTAGCTAATAGAACTTTAAACGTATTCTGTTCAGTTTGTTGAAATGTCCTTGTTGAAGTTTAGAGTTCAGTTTAattaagttcagtttaattcatatGTTACTATTGAAAGTTGACTCACTGAGAAGCTCCACTGAAGGTGACAGTTGGAAAGGAACCAAAGCTCTGCCAATTGATGGAAGTGAAGAGCACTCTTGACTCATCAATAACTATCTGCTCTGGATACAGGCCGGATCCAGAATTATGTGTATACCTCTGGATAAAGAAAATGAAGTATATTAACATCAGCCTGGATGCCATTCAATCTATGCTTTTCTGGGAGGTGTTCCCAGCTCCAGTTTTCCTGATTAATGCAGCCTAACAGTCCTTTAGAGCAGAGATGCCTGAAGTAGAGCCCGCAAGCCAATGTTGGCCCATAGTAAACTTTGGTTTGGCCCATggcatctgaaaagagagggagaatgacgGGGAGTTGGTAGGGACGAATGCCTTTGACATATATAGTCATTAAGAATTTagcataaccttttttttttgttttgtttacttgaggagctacaaaaaagtcaactaaaattaaatgtttcatttaaatgttgtaaatgaatcagacttttaaaatttaaatactgtcacttgacagctAGAAGATGAGACATCGCTGAGCAATGCAAAGGCAAGAGCAGCTAAACTAGTGTATTCAAAATTTAACTCCTctgtgttataaatggaattgtttatgtttttactataataagttcattataaaatgctaaaaattatactgcatcgttaattcatgttttaaagcaatattttctagttagttttaaatattagcaaataaatgaggtaattacccatggcaaatgtaggcccaatcccaagtctacccctttcccttacccctaccccttgttttgcgtgtTCACGTGAAGGGATGTCACAATTCtcttttaatacattcataatggtgtCTTTTACTACAAtgcttaaaaaaatgctaaaataaaaaccgctaaatttcaccATCTATAATccttaataactcctgtatagcagtcccacaacattctgacactcgatgacactcgagcaccctgtcagaaaagtctagtggctggaaatgacctttttacagtgtctgctctaatgttaatgtagttttcttgtgtttacatagatgaatatggccatggtgtaaatgcactgTACAGTTAcgattagatcattatgataacatgatatcgttgccttcagtgatttcctgaagataaataccaaaaaaaaaaaaagtaactgaaatagctacagcagtcgcgatcatctatcttatatgaagcaagagctcacaatcagtggtgtagtcggggctatacgcacgtatactctgtatgcctacttttttccactaactgtttgggtattatgacttctgaggatcaataattgcgtataccttcggtatactcacttgttttgctgattagacatCCCTAATTTATGTGcattcgcatcccctttaactgtataccaaatgttttttttaactctcatcttaatttgtattttgaagtCAACTGAATATGTCTCGCTGAAACagtcaggtaaaattataatacgggttgggtgggtaatagtacaccacctttttttttaggactacaccactgcttacAATGCCATATGATGACATGTGGAGGTGTTgtggtgctgtcccatttcttagaggtaaattttgaagcccttccccttcaccctctgtttcaagggccaagtgGAAGGGGTAGTGGTACAAATAGAAtggggattgggccttaatataATACGGTTTGGTATATTTAGTTTCGGCCCACAGCTCCCAATCAActtttgttttttggcccttttataagaaaaagattgggcacccctgctttagagggTTTGGATTTCAAagttatttgtgttttatgtgtatgctagtGCAAAGAAATgtctcttttttatatatatatatatatatatatatatatatatatatatatatatatataattatttttgggggggtttcacctttattcGGTAGGACAGttgagagtattgacaggaaagcagagagaggggaaggattggcacaggaccacgaggcggaatcgaactcgagtcgccgtgagcaccagagtgcatgtgtcgacccactaaccactacaccactggcgccaatGCCAACAAATGtctttaatatgtatttaaaccGACAGAGCTTGCCTGCTCCCTGAACTGTactatacacatacagtacacctttttttccttttccttttgTGTATGAGACATCTTTTAATGTGTTTTCTTACACACGCTTCAAAGCTATATAAAAGTGCAACTGCAGCTGCTTTTAGTGTTTCCCCCTTGATTACAAAGTTAATTATTTCAGCTTTACACACAGTGTCAAGTCCTTGTGCCTGGCGGCAATTAGAGATGTGCATTCATTAAAACCGCCCGTACTCTTTCTCTAATGCAGCCATCAGCTATTGGCTGTGTCTAACCATCCACACAATGGGGGAAACTAATTAATAAGTGCGCATTCACACAGTTATAAACACACATGTGCAGCCCTCTTTATGTAGAGCGCACATTCTGTAGATAAATGGATGCAAATGTTTGGAGTGCAGCTCATGCTTATAGGGTAATAAAAGCTTTATTGGATTCCTGAAAGACTTAGTAAACATATTCCGTTTGCCTGATAAAACGGAAGAGCTGCTACGTAGGATGCATCTGAAAGctgaaaaatatttaatgcaaACAGAGGTGGGGATTCTGTGCATTTGATTCCAttacatttgactacattactttaaaataatggtttgtTGATATTGTTTaattgcaaaataataaaatatgtcttAAACATAGATCATTAACATTACTTTAATGTAAATTAAgaattattatgattttaataagaattataaacgGCATGtacgtttttttattataaaaaatataaaaaaaacattaaaatatatcttTGCACTAGAGACAAAGTGACATTTTAATAGCATTGTatttttacaattcaattcatggTTAATTTCTatgcactgtaaaatgtaataagttgacCTGACTTAGAAATTTTAAGACAATCAGATTCCTCAATTTTTCTTAGTAaagttgtgtatttattttaagtgagcataacttaaaacagcttgtattTACAACTTCTTAATGAAGTAAACTTCAGTACCGTTGACTCAAAATAATTAGTTGAGAACTTCTTATTAGTGTTCACATTACTAATATTAGttaaccaattgccttaaaatgatcaagtaagctgaactaaaacatttaagtaaagacAAAAACCAATACCTTACCTCCTttctcaatttttatttatttattatataaatattattgtattaatttattattatcattattattattattattattattattattattatataaatattttattatcatttattatatgatcatataaatatcattaaattcataataataatatattataatatattaaaatgtttataaattttaAACATCAAAGAATTGGAGTTATGCTTAAGTTTTAATTCTTCCACCTGTTTCCTCAATTCCCTCATCGCCATTCTCTATCATTAACATACTTTTGACACATGACCACATTGTGTGACACATGACCAGTTGTGAATACATATTATTGTAAGTCAAGATTACATGAATCTATTTAGTCTAACAACTAAATGTGCTAAAGAAAAGTTGGGAACacttgtttaaatattgtaaagtgTACAAACTTCTTCATAATAAGTTAACTGCACTTAACTTTATCAGTGAGAACAGCTattgcttttacagtgtagcactttcacaatgtagattgtgtcaaagcagcttaacatagaagttctagtaaattgaaactgtgtcagtccagtttttagtttataattttatttaatttcagtgtgGTTTCTCAGTATTTCCTACACTGTTTTTGTATTCTGGAGAAGTTTTTACTACtggaataaaaacaattttacattttaaaaaataattaaggtcaaatttattagcccacTTAAAAATGTGTCTTCGAtatggctacagaacaaatcccttgtccagtgacttgcctaactaacctagtAAAGCATTTAAATCACACATTAAGCTGattaattcaatttcaattcatcttcatttctgatggctttcacaatgtagattgagtcaaagcagctgtgtcagtccagttttagagttgaagttcagttcagtgtggtttaaatttttaCATGTTGCTGCATGGCAAATAAATGAATGCCATGAACATGAGAATTTTAACTATAAAGCTGAATTAATATGAAGGATATATCAAAGGATTCAAGACAAACGGGGGCTAATGTCATTCCATTTTACAAAGACTTTTTATAaccaaatgattttttttcaaaactactGTACATGAATGGCTAGGAGCAAGAAATTTATCAATATAAAATAGTAAGCAAATGTTGCTTTCAGTATGGTTTTTACACCTGCAATACTggtttcattttcctttgttgaACGAGAATTATTTCATTAATGAAAGACAGACATGTACAGGCTAGTAACCTGTAATACTTTCAGTGTATTCAAACTCTCTTTTTTATAGACAAATCAATAGCTACGTTTCAATCCacctattttcatgcacattttcaatatgcgcataaaaaattggttgatggaaacgccaagatgcacataacttttgaaaatgacataaaatatgcatgcgcacaactgagtatgattaactttttatttaataataaaagataaataaactatgatgaaaacacttttaccgcaacAAATTCCAGTACATgcatgataaaaatgtgtgtgaatgtacaaaccagcaggctgagcacattgtaaaaaatctgaaatggtgttttggttattctaaaacgtcttaactgtttcagtattagtgttattatattagccgagcctccctatacgcaacccataccgccgaaccaccaggggccgccccttgctcttaaatgtgagtctgttctgtgctttcactttgtttatggcgggattccctttccttttcattacagatgCTGTCTCCccctcatatgcaatcctcaaaacagtcatatagcggtgcatgactgtcaacTGACGCGCTcaatagtgataaatagacgctgttttccAAACAGATTCTGTATACGGTATTTGAAACACAGCTAATGATGTTGTCATTTGTTGCCAGATTTTAGTATAGTGTTTTTCACTATTTCTCTTTGTCTGTGTGTCCCACAGGTAACATTTTCGTGGTGAGTTTGGCAGTGGCGGACCTGGTGGTGGCCATTTACCCATATCCGCTGGTCCTGACCTCCATATTTCACCGGGGCTGGAACCTGGGCTACATGCACTGCCAGATCAGCGGCTTTCTAATGGGTGTCAGTGTAATCGGCTCCATTTTCAACATCACCGGCATCGCAATTAATCGCTACTGTTATATATGCCACAGCCTCAAGTATGACAAGCTGTACAGTGACAAAAACTCAGTCTGCTATGTACTGTTAATCTGGGCCTTGACGGTGCTCGCTATTGTGCCCAACTTGTTCGTGGGCTCCCTGCAGTATGACCCGCGGGTTTATTCCTGTACATTCGAGCAGTCGGCAAGCTCAGCGTACACCATCGCCGTCGTCTTCTTTCACTTCATCCTTCCCATCATGATCGTCACCTACTGTTACTTGCGGATCTGGGTTTTGGTCATACAGGTGCGACGGCGAGTCAAGCCTGACAATCGTCCCAAGATCACGCCTCACGATGTGCGAAACTTTGTCACAATGTTTGTGGTTTTTGTGCTTTTCGCCGTGTGCTGGGCACCATTAAACTTCATCGGTTTGGCGGTAGCCATTTCTCCAGAGCGAGTGGTTCCTTTAATACCCGAATGGCTCTTTGTGGCAAGTTATTTCATGGCTTACTTCAACAGCTGCCTCAATGCAATCGTCTATGGAGTGTTGAACCAGAACTTCCGTCGAGAGTACAAACGCATTGTGGTTTCCGTATGTACTGCAAGGATCTTCTTTGGGGAAAGTTCAAATGAAGCACAGGAAAGACTGAAGAGCAAACCTTCGCCACTCATGACTAACAACAATCAGGTGAAGGTAGACTCGGTTTGAGGTGTACATGAGAGGTGAACTCAAATAAGCAAATTTTATTTAGGAAACAAAAAAACTGATAACCAAATATGGAAGCCGTGTTTAGCCCTGAAACTGTGATTTGTTGCCTCAACACAATCGaaacaaacaggaagttgttatcaTTGTcttttataaagcacttttttcATTGTTGGTCAGAAGTACTTGTATGTATGAATACCTTGTTTTAATGTTTACAGTGACTATATCGAGAAATCTATGTAAGACATACTTTATGTAACGGTTTTATATGAATTGTCTTTGTCTGAagagaacaaaaacaaatatgaagGTATGAATGGTTTTTAGAGTGCAGCTGTCAAGCTTCCAGAAGTAAAAACTGTTCATTTTCTCCatggggatttaaaaaaaaatataaaaacctgTTGTTGAGGTTGTTAATCAatgctaaattatttaaaaccatCTGATGCTTTTACCATCTGATACCCCCCTAGCGTGACTTCCGCGACAgccaaacaccccccccccccctaacgtgattccagattttttttttctcagcaaaCCTATTGAACACACAACTGTACCTTTGTCTTTttgtctacagttgaagtcagagttattagcccgcctgaattgttagccccactgtttattttttttctcccaatttctgtttaacagagagattttttcaacacatttctaaacataagtgtttcattttaccagttgGTTTGGTTTAAGGATTATAAGGGTTTAatcaagacat
This genomic stretch from Danio aesculapii chromosome 1, fDanAes4.1, whole genome shotgun sequence harbors:
- the mtnr1aa gene encoding melatonin receptor type 1A-A; protein product: MFMNGSSLNSSALDPSEQALQRPPWVTTTLGCFLIFTIVVDILGNLLVIFSVYRNKKLRNAGNIFVVSLAVADLVVAIYPYPLVLTSIFHRGWNLGYMHCQISGFLMGVSVIGSIFNITGIAINRYCYICHSLKYDKLYSDKNSVCYVLLIWALTVLAIVPNLFVGSLQYDPRVYSCTFEQSASSAYTIAVVFFHFILPIMIVTYCYLRIWVLVIQVRRRVKPDNRPKITPHDVRNFVTMFVVFVLFAVCWAPLNFIGLAVAISPERVVPLIPEWLFVASYFMAYFNSCLNAIVYGVLNQNFRREYKRIVVSVCTARIFFGESSNEAQERLKSKPSPLMTNNNQVKVDSV